A stretch of the Lolium perenne isolate Kyuss_39 chromosome 3, Kyuss_2.0, whole genome shotgun sequence genome encodes the following:
- the LOC127341614 gene encoding uncharacterized protein → MATAAADEHAEAMEQVGGEERAAEAVEAMEQVEEEERAEADAEAPAEEGAAASDEAHIEAMEQVEEEAQAEAEEEVQAEAEEEEEVQAEAEEEVQAEAEEEVQGEAAEAAAEAAAEAEVLSTVLPLGRVKKIMRLDRDIKKVTAEASLLIAAATELFLGSLAAGAHTAATQRGRRGLRAADVRAAARAHRPTADFLLDCLSTAEEAPRAARSGSDAAAPAAAPKPLPRGTRRIDGFFQKVT, encoded by the coding sequence ATGgctaccgccgccgccgacgagcaCGCCGAGGCGATGGAACAAGTTGGAGGGGAGGAGCGGGCGGCGGAGGCCGTCGAGGCGATGGAGCAAGTTGAAGAGGAGGAGCGAGCGGAGGCCGACGCGGAGGCCCCAGCGGAGGAGGGGGCAGCGGCCAGCGATGAAGCGCACATAGAGGCAATGGAGCAAGTTGAAGAGGAGGCCCAagcggaggcagaggaggaggtccaagcggaggcagaggaggaggaggaggtccaagcggaggcagaggaggaggtccaagcggaggcagaggaggaggtccaaggagaggcggcggaggcggcggcggaggcggcggcggaggcggaagtGCTGAGCACGGTGCTCCCGCTGGGGAGGGTGAAGAAGATCATGCGGCTGGACCGCGACATCAAGAAGGTGACCGCCGAGGCGTCGCTGCTCATCGCCGCGGCCACCGAGCTCTTCCTCGGCTCCCTCGCCGCCGGCGCCCACACGGCCGCCACCCAGCGTGGTCGGCGGGGGTTGCGCGCCGCGGACGTCCGGGCCGCCGCCCGCGCGCACCGCCCCACTGCCGACTTCCTCCTCGACTGCCTCTCCACCGCCGAGGAGGCGCCTCGCGCCGCCCGCTCCGGATCTGATGCCGCCGCCCCAGCAGCAGCACCCAAGCCGCTGCCGCGTGGGACCCGCCGCATCGACGGATTCTTCCAGAAGGTCACCTAG
- the LOC127341612 gene encoding noroxomaritidine synthase, producing the protein MGFFWSFLLSYPEIFLALVCFFCLSLFRLVRKCQKSAIPVNWPVVGMLPFLVKNLYHIHDKVTDMLREAGCTFRIIGPWFLNMNFLATCDPATVNHCFNTNFHNYPKGSEFAEMFDILGEGLLVADSESWEYQRRVAMQIFASRAFRSFSMSTITRKAGTVLLPYLDHMAKHGSQVELEGVFMRFSLDVSYSTVFATDLDCLSVSRPIPLFGQATKEVEEGMLFRHVVPPSLWKLLRTLKVGSEKKMANARVVIDQFIYEEISKRKAQAEKESQGDVLSMYMKWPMDPSMSEQQKTQFLRDTVVGFIFAGKDLVAVTLTWFFYMMCKHPHVEAKILEEIKALPSTTWPGNLSVFECEMIRPAIYLQAALLETLRLFPATPFEEKEALNDDVLPNGTRVSKGTRIIFSLYAMGRIEGIWGKDCAEFRPERWVSKSGRLRHEPSYKFLAFNSGPRSCLGKDLGLNNMKIAAASIIYNFKVELVEGHAVMPESSVILHTRNGMMVRLKRREAAA; encoded by the exons ATGGGCTTCTTCTGGAGCTTCCTTCTGTCCTACCCTGAGATCTTCCTAGCCCTAGTCTGCTTCTTCTGCCTCTCTCTCTTCCGCCTTGTCCGGAAGTGCCAGAAGAGCGCCATCCCGGTGAACTGGCCTGTTGTTGGCATGCTTCCCTTCCTCGTGAAAAATCTGTACCACATTCATGACAAGGTCACCGATATGCTCCGTGAGGCGGGATGCACCTTCAGGATCATTGGCCCATGGTTCCTCAACATGAACTTCTTGGCAACCTGCGACCCAGCCACTGTCAACCACTGCTTCAACACCAACTTCCACAACTACCCGAAAGGCAGTGAGTTTGCCGAGATGTTTGACATCCTAGGTGAGGGGCTGCTTGTGGCAGACTCTGAATCCTGGGAGTACCAACGCCGTGTGGCGATGCAAATCTTTGCTAGCCGCGCCTTTCGGTCCTTCTCCATGTCCACCATCACGAGGAAGGCTGGCACAGTCTTGTTACCCTACCTTGACCACATGGCTAAGCACGGCTCACAGGTTGAGCTGGAGGGCGTCTTCATGAGGTTCTCGCTTGATGTCTCGTACTCCACTGTGTTTGCAACTGACCTTGACTGCTTGTCTGTGTCTCGCCCGATCCCTCTGTTTGGCCAAGCCACAAAGGAAGTGGAGGAGGGAATGCTATTCAGGCACGTCGTGCCACCGAGCTTGTGGAAGCTCTTGAGGACGCTCAAAGTTGGGAGCGAGAAGAAGATGGCGAACGCAAGGGTGGTGATTGACCAATTCATCTATGAGGAAATCTCGAAGCGGAAGGCACAAGCAGAGAAGGAAAGCCAAGGAGACGTGCTGTCCATGTACATGAAATGGCCAATGGATCCCAGCATGAGCGAGCAGCAGAAGACCCAGTTCCTGCGCGACACGGTGGTGGGGTTCATCTTCGCTGGGAAGGACCTCGTTGCTGTCACACTCACGTGGTTCTTCTACATGATGTGCAAGCACCCGCATGTCGAGGCGAAGATCCTCGAGGAGATCAAGGCCCTGCCGAGCACCACATGGCCAGGGAACCTCTCTGTCTTTGAGTGCGAGATGATCCGTCCTGCTATTTACCTGCAAGCCGCGCTCCTCGAGACACTCAG GCTCTTCCCGGCGACCCCatttgaggagaaggaggccctcAACGATGATGTCCTGCCAAACGGTACCAGGGTGAGCAAGGGCACAAGGATCATCTTCTCGCTCTATGCCATGGGGAGGATCGAAGGGATATGGGGCAAGGACTGCGCAGAGTTCAGACCAGAGCGGTGGGTTTCGAAGAGCGGGCGCCTTCGCCACGAGCCGAGCTACAAGTTCCTGGCCTTCAATTCCGGGCCCAGGAGCTGCCTGGGGAAGGACCTTGGCCTCAACAACATGAAGATCGCAGCTGCTTCCATCATATACAACTTCAAGGTCGAGCTGGTGGAAGGCCATGCTGTGATGCCTGAAAGCTCTGTGATATTGCACACACGGAACGGGATGATGGTTAGGCTcaagagaagggaggcagctgcTTGA
- the LOC127341613 gene encoding noroxomaritidine synthase-like, with product MGSSWSFLVSYPEVYISISCFLCISLLRLIRRCQKSAIPVNWPVVGMLPFLLRNLYHIHDKAADFLHEAGWNSMVFGPWFLNMNFFVTCDPATANHCLNGNFKKYPKGSDFAEMLDFLGGAILVSDFESWEYQRHMVMVNLGSRAFRSFAMSTITRKAGTTLLPYLDYMAKLGSEVELEGVFMRFFLDVTYSSAFATDLDSLSMSRPIHAFGQATKEVEEGVLFRHMMPPWLWKFLRVLNVGSEKKMANARVVIDGFIFKEIAKRKTEGNKESQGDVLSLLMKWPMDPSMSEQQMTLFRRDTVMAFIFAAKDLVAVTLTWFFYMMCKHPHVEARILKEIKALQSTTLPGNLSVLEGDMLRRAVYLQAALLETLRLFPAAPFEEVEAFADDVLPNGARISKGTRIVFSIYAMGRAEGIWGKDCLEFRPERWVSKSGGLLHVPGYKFLAFNSGPRSCVGKDLAFSNMKMVVASIIYNFKMELVEGHAVMPQSSIVLHTRNGVMVRLKRREAAA from the exons ATGGGCTCTTCCTGGAGCTTCCTTGTGTCCTACCCTGAGGTATACATATCCATCAGCTGCTTCTTGTGCATATCCCTCCTCCGCCTCATCCGGCGGTGCCAAAAGAGTGCCATCCCGGTGAACTGGCCTGTGGTGGGTATGCTTCCCTTCCTCTTGAGGAATCTGTACCACATCCATGACAAGGCTGCAGATTTCCTCCATGAGGCGGGGTGGAACTCCATGGTCTTTGGCCCATGGTTCCTCAACATGAATTTCTTCGTGACCTGCGACCCCGCCACTGCCAACCACTGCCTCAACGGCAACTTCAAGAAGTACCCCAAAGGCAGTGACTTTGCTGAGATGCTTGATTTCCTAGGAGGCGCGATCCTTGTGTCAGACTTTGAATCCTGGGAATATCAGCGTCATATGGTGATGGTCAACCTTGGCTCCCGTGCATTTAGGTCCTTCGCCATGTCCACCATCACGAGAAAGGCCGGCACGACCTTGTTACCCTACCTTGATTACATGGCTAAGCTCGGCTCAGAGGTCGAGCTGGAGGGCGTCTTCATGAGGTTCTTTCTTGATGTCACGTACAGCTCTGCTTTCGCAACTGACCTTGACTCCTTGTCTATGTCTCGCCCGATCCATGCGTTCGGCCAAGCCACAAAAGAAGTGGAGGAGGGGGTGCTGTTCAGGCACATGATGCCACCATGGTTGTGGAAGTTCTTGAGGGTGCTCAATGTCGGGAGCGAGAAGAAGATGGCGAATGCAAGGGTGGTGATCGATGGGTTCATCTTTAAAGAGATCGCCAAGCGGAAGACAGAGGGGAACAAGGAAAGCCAGGGAGACGTTCTCTCCTTGTTGATGAAGTGGCCCATGGATCCCAGCATGAGCGAGCAGCAGATGACCCTGTTCCGGCGTGACACGGTGATGGCATTCATCTTCGCCGCGAAGGATCTCGTTGCTGTCACACTCACGTGGTTCTTCTACATGATGTGCAAGCACCCGCACGTCGAGGCGAGAATCCTCAAGGAGATCAAGGCCCTGCAGAGCACCACGTTGCCAGGGAACCTCTCGGTCTTGGAGGGTGACATGCTCCGGCGTGCTGTTTACCTCCAAGCTGCGCTCCTGGAGACACTCAG GCTCTTCCCAGCGGCCCCATTCGAGGAGGTAGAGGCCTTCGCCGACGATGTCTTGCCAAATGGTGCCAGGATCAGCAAGGGCACAAGGATCGTCTTCTCGATCTACGCCATGGGGAGGGCTGAAGGGATATGGGGCAAGGATTGCCTGGAATTCAGGCCGGAGCGGTGGGTATCAAAGAGCGGCGGTCTCCTCCACGTGCCAGGATACAAGTTCCTCGCCTTCAACTCCGGGCCCAGAAGCTGCGTGGGGAAGGACCTTGCCTTCAGCAACATGAAGATGGTAGTTGCTTCCATCATTTACAACTTCAAGATGGAGCTGGTGGAAGGCCATGCCGTGATGCCTCAAAGCTCGATCGTACTGCACACAAGGAACGGGGTCATGGTTAGGCTcaagagaagggaggcagctgcTTGA